From a region of the Oryza sativa Japonica Group chromosome 6, ASM3414082v1 genome:
- the LOC107276359 gene encoding uncharacterized protein isoform X1, which yields MFYIVNVHHIFYCVQNELLGLTQIRGYVEKELSNLAKKKQIFVPILVRALDGSGLHWYLLVVDIENGIRYILDSLPSRGTRSATETVLSALEKYFAKGGHIDFSSFSTKTPNLKSQTNGSDCGFYMLLYMERFGRMKIDDINENDVLMYRKKLVKDIYENPNNNPKDVSDEVIAQDEYHILDDTICLSPPPSDLRNSPPRPNLTVSPMSHEDGRNDGPLPPSSPGTSDGNKNLEDAQPQEEADRSSVGIAENAEAGNQANHARTSDGNQKLDDAQAQGKANRSSEGSSLDTRTDNERSRTSDDEAGGNEVDEGEKGVPSSPPRREQNPSHALDKDIVYYSRKKKEKKRKEKSRSSLDNDLIQLGKRCRIATTRTAIKTTRREWPDDAIVKEVYELATDCKEQVILNFGAIAMTGSEIEQSFQKVECAGDIISLFIKYLENNTYPDDSRIFVPPLYKGKGGMKKKIKDALGGSNEKKSAVEFPHRFIYCPVLFLW from the exons ATGTTTTATATTGTCAACGTTCACCATATCTTCTATTGTGTCCAGAATGAACTGTTGGGTTTAACCCAAATCAGAGGCTATGTGGAAAAGGAGTTGTCTAACCTAGCCAAAAAGAAGCAG aTATTTGTCCCTATCCTCGTTCGAGCTTTGGATGGTTCTGGTTTACATTGGTACTTGCTCGTGGTGGACATTGAGAATGGAATAAGGTATATACTGGATTCCCTTCCATCACGGGGCACTAGAAGTGCGACGGAAACTGTG CTATCGGCGTTGGAAAAATATTTTGCGAAGGGGGGACATATTGATTTTTCTTCATTCAGCACTAAAACACCAAACCTTAAGAGCCAAACGAATGG ATCCGATTGTGGATTCTATATGCTGCTGTATATGGAACGATTTGGTAGAATGAAAATAGATGACATCAATGAG AATGATGTATTAATGTATCGCAAAAAACTTGTGAAGGACATATATGAGAATCCTAACAACAATCCTAAGGATGTAAGTGACGAGGTCATAGCTCAAGATGAATATCACATTTTGGACGACACCATATGTTTGTCACCACCCCCTTCAGATTTGCGAAATTCCCCTCCACGCCCAAATCTGACAGTATCCCCCATGAGTCATGAAGATGGGCGTAATGATGGCCCTCTGCCACCATCCTCACCAGGGACAAGCGATGGTAACAAGAATCTGGAAGATGCCCAACCCCAAGAGGAGGCTGACAGATCCAGTGTGGGAATAGCAGAAAATGCCGAGGCAGGCAACCAGGCGAATCATGCGAGGACAAGCGATGGTAACCAGAAGCTGGACGATGCCCAAGCTCAAGGGAAGGCCAACAGATCCAGTGAGGGAAGTTCCCTGGATACAAGAACAGACAATGAACGCTCAAGGACAAGCGATGATGAGGCTGGAGGCAACGAGGTGGATGAAGGTGAAAAAGGGGTGCCATCATCCCCACCACGCAGAGAACAAAATCCATCCCATGCCCTCGATAAAGACATAGTTTATTATTctagaaagaagaaagagaagaaaaggaaagagaagagcAGGTCAAGCTTGGATAATGACTTAATTCAACTGGGCAAGAGGTGCCGAATTGCAACTACCAGGACTGCTATAAAGACTACTAGACGCGAGTGGCCTGATGATGCGATAGTTAAAGAGGTTTATGAGCTTGCCACTGATTG TAAGGAACAAGTAATATTGAATTTCGGAGCTATCGCAATGACTGGTTCTGAAATAGAACAGTCGTTCCAGAAAGTTGAGTGTGCCGGGGATATTATCTCATTATTTATTAAATACCTGGAGAACAATACGTATCCTGATGACAGCAGGATCTTTGTCCCACCACTATACAAG GGCAAAGGAGGTATGAAGAAAAAGATTAAAGATGCACTCGGTGGATCCAACGAAAAGAAATCAGCAGTGGAGTTTCCTCATCGATTT ATATACTGCCCTGTCTTATTTCTCTGGTGA
- the LOC107276359 gene encoding uncharacterized protein isoform X2: MVAPKMVTVNELLGLTQIRGYVEKELSNLAKKKQIFVPILVRALDGSGLHWYLLVVDIENGIRYILDSLPSRGTRSATETVLSALEKYFAKGGHIDFSSFSTKTPNLKSQTNGSDCGFYMLLYMERFGRMKIDDINENDVLMYRKKLVKDIYENPNNNPKDVSDEVIAQDEYHILDDTICLSPPPSDLRNSPPRPNLTVSPMSHEDGRNDGPLPPSSPGTSDGNKNLEDAQPQEEADRSSVGIAENAEAGNQANHARTSDGNQKLDDAQAQGKANRSSEGSSLDTRTDNERSRTSDDEAGGNEVDEGEKGVPSSPPRREQNPSHALDKDIVYYSRKKKEKKRKEKSRSSLDNDLIQLGKRCRIATTRTAIKTTRREWPDDAIVKEVYELATDCKEQVILNFGAIAMTGSEIEQSFQKVECAGDIISLFIKYLENNTYPDDSRIFVPPLYKGKGGMKKKIKDALGGSNEKKSAVEFPHRFIYCPVLFLW; the protein is encoded by the exons ATGGTAGCTCCAAAAATGGTAACTGTG AATGAACTGTTGGGTTTAACCCAAATCAGAGGCTATGTGGAAAAGGAGTTGTCTAACCTAGCCAAAAAGAAGCAG aTATTTGTCCCTATCCTCGTTCGAGCTTTGGATGGTTCTGGTTTACATTGGTACTTGCTCGTGGTGGACATTGAGAATGGAATAAGGTATATACTGGATTCCCTTCCATCACGGGGCACTAGAAGTGCGACGGAAACTGTG CTATCGGCGTTGGAAAAATATTTTGCGAAGGGGGGACATATTGATTTTTCTTCATTCAGCACTAAAACACCAAACCTTAAGAGCCAAACGAATGG ATCCGATTGTGGATTCTATATGCTGCTGTATATGGAACGATTTGGTAGAATGAAAATAGATGACATCAATGAG AATGATGTATTAATGTATCGCAAAAAACTTGTGAAGGACATATATGAGAATCCTAACAACAATCCTAAGGATGTAAGTGACGAGGTCATAGCTCAAGATGAATATCACATTTTGGACGACACCATATGTTTGTCACCACCCCCTTCAGATTTGCGAAATTCCCCTCCACGCCCAAATCTGACAGTATCCCCCATGAGTCATGAAGATGGGCGTAATGATGGCCCTCTGCCACCATCCTCACCAGGGACAAGCGATGGTAACAAGAATCTGGAAGATGCCCAACCCCAAGAGGAGGCTGACAGATCCAGTGTGGGAATAGCAGAAAATGCCGAGGCAGGCAACCAGGCGAATCATGCGAGGACAAGCGATGGTAACCAGAAGCTGGACGATGCCCAAGCTCAAGGGAAGGCCAACAGATCCAGTGAGGGAAGTTCCCTGGATACAAGAACAGACAATGAACGCTCAAGGACAAGCGATGATGAGGCTGGAGGCAACGAGGTGGATGAAGGTGAAAAAGGGGTGCCATCATCCCCACCACGCAGAGAACAAAATCCATCCCATGCCCTCGATAAAGACATAGTTTATTATTctagaaagaagaaagagaagaaaaggaaagagaagagcAGGTCAAGCTTGGATAATGACTTAATTCAACTGGGCAAGAGGTGCCGAATTGCAACTACCAGGACTGCTATAAAGACTACTAGACGCGAGTGGCCTGATGATGCGATAGTTAAAGAGGTTTATGAGCTTGCCACTGATTG TAAGGAACAAGTAATATTGAATTTCGGAGCTATCGCAATGACTGGTTCTGAAATAGAACAGTCGTTCCAGAAAGTTGAGTGTGCCGGGGATATTATCTCATTATTTATTAAATACCTGGAGAACAATACGTATCCTGATGACAGCAGGATCTTTGTCCCACCACTATACAAG GGCAAAGGAGGTATGAAGAAAAAGATTAAAGATGCACTCGGTGGATCCAACGAAAAGAAATCAGCAGTGGAGTTTCCTCATCGATTT ATATACTGCCCTGTCTTATTTCTCTGGTGA
- the LOC107276359 gene encoding uncharacterized protein isoform X3 — protein sequence MFYIVNVHHIFYCVQNELLGLTQIRGYVEKELSNLAKKKQIFVPILVRALDGSGLHWYLLVVDIENGIRYILDSLPSRGTRSATETVLSALEKYFAKGGHIDFSSFSTKTPNLKSQTNGSDCGFYMLLYMERFGRMKIDDINENDVLMYRKKLVKDIYENPNNNPKDVSDEVIAQDEYHILDDTICLSPPPSDLRNSPPRPNLTVSPMSHEDGRNDGPLPPSSPGTSDGNKNLEDAQPQEEADRSSVGIAENAEAGNQANHARTSDGNQKLDDAQAQGKANRSSEGSSLDTRTDNERSRTSDDEAGGNEVDEGEKGVPSSPPRREQNPSHALDKDIVYYSRKKKEKKRKEKSRSSLDNDLIQLGKRCRIATTRTAIKTTRREWPDDAIVKEVYELATDWNK from the exons ATGTTTTATATTGTCAACGTTCACCATATCTTCTATTGTGTCCAGAATGAACTGTTGGGTTTAACCCAAATCAGAGGCTATGTGGAAAAGGAGTTGTCTAACCTAGCCAAAAAGAAGCAG aTATTTGTCCCTATCCTCGTTCGAGCTTTGGATGGTTCTGGTTTACATTGGTACTTGCTCGTGGTGGACATTGAGAATGGAATAAGGTATATACTGGATTCCCTTCCATCACGGGGCACTAGAAGTGCGACGGAAACTGTG CTATCGGCGTTGGAAAAATATTTTGCGAAGGGGGGACATATTGATTTTTCTTCATTCAGCACTAAAACACCAAACCTTAAGAGCCAAACGAATGG ATCCGATTGTGGATTCTATATGCTGCTGTATATGGAACGATTTGGTAGAATGAAAATAGATGACATCAATGAG AATGATGTATTAATGTATCGCAAAAAACTTGTGAAGGACATATATGAGAATCCTAACAACAATCCTAAGGATGTAAGTGACGAGGTCATAGCTCAAGATGAATATCACATTTTGGACGACACCATATGTTTGTCACCACCCCCTTCAGATTTGCGAAATTCCCCTCCACGCCCAAATCTGACAGTATCCCCCATGAGTCATGAAGATGGGCGTAATGATGGCCCTCTGCCACCATCCTCACCAGGGACAAGCGATGGTAACAAGAATCTGGAAGATGCCCAACCCCAAGAGGAGGCTGACAGATCCAGTGTGGGAATAGCAGAAAATGCCGAGGCAGGCAACCAGGCGAATCATGCGAGGACAAGCGATGGTAACCAGAAGCTGGACGATGCCCAAGCTCAAGGGAAGGCCAACAGATCCAGTGAGGGAAGTTCCCTGGATACAAGAACAGACAATGAACGCTCAAGGACAAGCGATGATGAGGCTGGAGGCAACGAGGTGGATGAAGGTGAAAAAGGGGTGCCATCATCCCCACCACGCAGAGAACAAAATCCATCCCATGCCCTCGATAAAGACATAGTTTATTATTctagaaagaagaaagagaagaaaaggaaagagaagagcAGGTCAAGCTTGGATAATGACTTAATTCAACTGGGCAAGAGGTGCCGAATTGCAACTACCAGGACTGCTATAAAGACTACTAGACGCGAGTGGCCTGATGATGCGATAGTTAAAGAGGTTTATGAGCTTGCCACTGATTG GAACAAGTAA
- the LOC136356891 gene encoding uncharacterized protein, whose protein sequence is MSHGGPFQPRSPPAGDDLSPWAAFEGSSWAAFQEGSSSSPAWHAFQPRSTVGPSQAPFYLSPGGHILSTPAGDDRSPGGSSQPRRSLADRSPGNRSELRSTPAGYPSPGRASQPRRTLENRQGPPPVRCHKHPLDHENEVECKCKTKAGLFVSWKTMYCL, encoded by the coding sequence ATGTCGCATGGGGGCCCCTTCCagccgcggtcgccgccggcgggggaTGACCTGTCGCCGTGGGCGGCCTTCGAGGGGTCGTCGTGGGCGGCCTTCCAGGAggggtcgtcgtcatcgccagcGTGGCACGCCTTCCAGCCGCGGTCGACGGTAGGCCCGAGCCAGGCGCCGTTCTACTTGTCACCGGGGGGGCACATACTGTCGACGCCTGCAGGGGATGACCGGTCGCCGGGGGGGTCGTCGCAGCCGCGGCGCTCTCTGGCCGACCGGTCGCCGGGGAACCGCTCCGAGCTGCGGTCGACGCCGGCAGGGTACCCGTCGCCGGGGAGGGCCTCGCAGCCGCGGCGCACTCTGGAGAACAGGCAAGGTCCCCCGCCTGTACGGTGCCACAAGCATCCATTGGACCACGAAAACGAAGTGGAGTGCAAATGCAAAACGAAGGCCGGACTATTCGTATCGTGGAAGACAATGTACTGCCTTTGA
- the LOC9270251 gene encoding uncharacterized protein isoform X1: protein MFYIVNVHHIFYCVQNELLGLTQIRGYVEKELSNLAKKKQIFVPILVRALDGSGLHWYLLVVDIENGIRYILDSLPSRGTRSATETVLSALEKYFAKGGHIDFSSFSTKTPNLKSQTNGSDCGFYMLLYMERFGRMKIDDINENDVLMYRKKLVKDIYENPNNNPKDVSDEVIAQDEYHILDDTICLSPPPSDLRNSPPRPNLTVSPMSHEDGRNDGPLPPSSPGTSDGNKNLEDAQPQEEADRSSVGIAENAEAGNQANHARTSDGNQKLDDAQAQGKANRSSEGSSLDTRTDNERSRTSDDEAGGNEVDEGEKGVPSSPPRREQNPSHALDKDIVYYSRKKKEKKRKEKSRSSLDNDLIQLGKRCRIATTRTAIKTTRREWPDDAIVKEVYELATDCKEQVILNFGAIAMTGSEIEQSFQKVECAGDIISLFIKYLENNTYPDDSRIFVPPLYKGKGGMKKKIKDALGGSNEKKSAVEFPHRFIYCPVLFLW from the exons ATGTTTTATATTGTCAACGTTCACCATATCTTCTATTGTGTCCAGAATGAACTGTTGGGTTTAACCCAAATCAGAGGCTATGTGGAAAAGGAGTTGTCTAACCTAGCCAAAAAGAAGCAG atatTTGTCCCTATCCTCGTTCGAGCTTTGGATGGTTCTGGTTTACATTGGTACTTGCTCGTGGTGGACATTGAGAATGGAATAAGGTATATACTGGATTCCCTTCCATCACGGGGCACTAGAAGTGCGACGGAAACTGTG CTATCGGCGTTGGAAAAATATTTTGCGAAGGGGGGACATATTGATTTTTCTTCATTCAGCACTAAAACACCAAACCTTAAGAGCCAAACGAATGG ATCCGATTGTGGATTCTATATGCTGCTGTATATGGAACGATTTGGTAGAATGAAAATAGATGACATCAATGAG AATGATGTATTAATGTATCGCAAAAAACTTGTGAAGGACATATATGAGAATCCTAACAACAATCCTAAGGATGTAAGTGACGAGGTCATAGCTCAAGATGAATATCACATTTTGGACGACACCATATGTTTGTCACCACCCCCTTCAGATTTGCGAAATTCCCCTCCACGCCCAAATCTGACAGTATCCCCCATGAGTCATGAAGATGGGCGTAATGATGGCCCTCTGCCACCATCCTCACCAGGGACAAGCGATGGTAACAAGAATCTGGAAGATGCCCAACCCCAAGAGGAGGCTGACAGATCCAGTGTGGGAATAGCAGAAAATGCCGAGGCAGGCAACCAGGCGAATCATGCGAGGACAAGCGATGGTAACCAGAAGCTGGACGATGCCCAAGCTCAAGGGAAGGCCAACAGATCCAGTGAGGGAAGTTCCCTGGATACAAGAACAGACAATGAACGCTCAAGGACAAGCGATGATGAGGCTGGAGGCAACGAGGTGGATGAAGGTGAAAAAGGGGTGCCATCATCCCCACCACGCAGAGAACAAAATCCATCCCATGCCCTCGATAAAGACATAGTTTATTATTctagaaagaagaaagagaagaaaaggaaagagaagagcAGGTCAAGCTTGGATAATGACTTAATTCAACTGGGCAAGAGGTGCCGAATTGCAACTACCAGGACTGCTATAAAGACTACTAGACGCGAGTGGCCTGATGATGCGATAGTTAAAGAGGTTTATGAGCTTGCCACTGATTG TAAGGAACAAGTAATATTGAATTTCGGAGCTATCGCAATGACTGGTTCTGAAATAGAACAGTCGTTCCAGAAAGTTGAGTGTGCCGGGGATATTATCTCATTATTTATTAAATACCTGGAGAACAATACGTATCCTGATGACAGCAGGATCTTTGTCCCACCACTATACAAG GGCAAAGGAGGTATGAAGAAAAAGATTAAAGATGCACTCGGTGGATCCAACGAAAAGAAATCAGCAGTGGAGTTTCCTCATCGATTT ATATACTGCCCTGTCTTATTTCTCTGGTGA
- the LOC9270251 gene encoding uncharacterized protein isoform X2 — protein MFYIVNVHHIFYCVQNELLGLTQIRGYVEKELSNLAKKKQIFVPILVRALDGSGLHWYLLVVDIENGIRYILDSLPSRGTRSATETVLSALEKYFAKGGHIDFSSFSTKTPNLKSQTNGSDCGFYMLLYMERFGRMKIDDINENDVLMYRKKLVKDIYENPNNNPKDVSDEVIAQDEYHILDDTICLSPPPSDLRNSPPRPNLTVSPMSHEDGRNDGPLPPSSPGTSDGNKNLEDAQPQEEADRSSVGIAENAEAGNQANHARTSDGNQKLDDAQAQGKANRSSEGSSLDTRTDNERSRTSDDEAGGNEVDEGEKGVPSSPPRREQNPSHALDKDIVYYSRKKKEKKRKEKSRSSLDNDLIQLGKRCRIATTRTAIKTTRREWPDDAIVKEVYELATDWNK, from the exons ATGTTTTATATTGTCAACGTTCACCATATCTTCTATTGTGTCCAGAATGAACTGTTGGGTTTAACCCAAATCAGAGGCTATGTGGAAAAGGAGTTGTCTAACCTAGCCAAAAAGAAGCAG atatTTGTCCCTATCCTCGTTCGAGCTTTGGATGGTTCTGGTTTACATTGGTACTTGCTCGTGGTGGACATTGAGAATGGAATAAGGTATATACTGGATTCCCTTCCATCACGGGGCACTAGAAGTGCGACGGAAACTGTG CTATCGGCGTTGGAAAAATATTTTGCGAAGGGGGGACATATTGATTTTTCTTCATTCAGCACTAAAACACCAAACCTTAAGAGCCAAACGAATGG ATCCGATTGTGGATTCTATATGCTGCTGTATATGGAACGATTTGGTAGAATGAAAATAGATGACATCAATGAG AATGATGTATTAATGTATCGCAAAAAACTTGTGAAGGACATATATGAGAATCCTAACAACAATCCTAAGGATGTAAGTGACGAGGTCATAGCTCAAGATGAATATCACATTTTGGACGACACCATATGTTTGTCACCACCCCCTTCAGATTTGCGAAATTCCCCTCCACGCCCAAATCTGACAGTATCCCCCATGAGTCATGAAGATGGGCGTAATGATGGCCCTCTGCCACCATCCTCACCAGGGACAAGCGATGGTAACAAGAATCTGGAAGATGCCCAACCCCAAGAGGAGGCTGACAGATCCAGTGTGGGAATAGCAGAAAATGCCGAGGCAGGCAACCAGGCGAATCATGCGAGGACAAGCGATGGTAACCAGAAGCTGGACGATGCCCAAGCTCAAGGGAAGGCCAACAGATCCAGTGAGGGAAGTTCCCTGGATACAAGAACAGACAATGAACGCTCAAGGACAAGCGATGATGAGGCTGGAGGCAACGAGGTGGATGAAGGTGAAAAAGGGGTGCCATCATCCCCACCACGCAGAGAACAAAATCCATCCCATGCCCTCGATAAAGACATAGTTTATTATTctagaaagaagaaagagaagaaaaggaaagagaagagcAGGTCAAGCTTGGATAATGACTTAATTCAACTGGGCAAGAGGTGCCGAATTGCAACTACCAGGACTGCTATAAAGACTACTAGACGCGAGTGGCCTGATGATGCGATAGTTAAAGAGGTTTATGAGCTTGCCACTGATTG GAACAAGTAA